One window of Mixophyes fleayi isolate aMixFle1 chromosome 3, aMixFle1.hap1, whole genome shotgun sequence genomic DNA carries:
- the MAL gene encoding myelin and lymphocyte protein, which produces MASTNAAPVYGDTSALPSGLKTLSTFPDFLMILEFVFGGLVWILVASTRLVYTEMLQGWVMFVSVFCFLFTTILIVLYCAGVHGGKPSWATVDAFYHCIAALFYLSASVLQAYTTIFTSGLLIGLKGYQENIAAVVFAYLATLIYVIHAVASLLRWKRCS; this is translated from the exons ATGGCATCAACCAATGCAGCACCTGTGTATGGGGATACCTCAGCATTGCCATCAGGACTGAAAACTCTGTCTACGTTTCCAGACTTTCTAATGATACTTGAATTT gtttttggTGGCCTAGTATGGATTTTGGTAGCTTCTACCAGATTGGTTTACACTGAAATGCTTCAAGGATGGGTGATGTTCGTCTCTgtcttttgctttttatttacaaCCATTCTTATTGTGTTGTACTGCGCGGGAGTCCATGGAGGAAAACCTTCCTGGGCAACTGTG GATGCCTTTTATCACTGTATTGCTGCACTGTTCTACCTTAGTGCATCTGTGCTACAGGCTTACACAACGATATTCACGAGTGGACTGCTTATAGGCCTAAAGGGTTACCAAGAGAACATCGCTGCAGTG GTGTTTGCCTATCTTGCTACACTGATTTATGTGATTCATGCAGTGGCCTCCCTATTGAGATGGAAGAGATGCTCTTAA